The genomic segment AGAAAGAACTTTCGGGTACCGTACGCATTATCACCATTCCGGGACTTGATGCCTGCGCCTGCTGCGGCACACATGTTACAGCAACCGGCGAGATCGGTTTGATTAAAATTCTCAACTTTACGAACCGCAAAAAGGGAGTCCGTTTGGAAGTGCTCTGCGGCAGAAAGGCGGTTCTTGCATACGAACAAGAAACGGCACAAGTACGGGCTATCTCCCGCTGCTTATCGGCAAAGCCATCCGAAGTGCAGGAGGCGGTGGAAAAATTAAATGCCGAAAAAGGAAAACTACAGCAGCAACTCCATGAGATGACTGAAAAATATCTAAAACAGAAAGCGGAGTCGGCGGCAGATACTGAGGGCGCTCCTCTTTATTTTGAAGATAACCTCAGTATCGAATATCTACGCTCGTTCTGCAATCTGCTTTTAGCAACAGGAAAAATGCACACCTGTGCAGCATTATCAGCGGTTGCAGTTGAATCGGAAGGACTACAACCGGCGGCATACAATTACGTCATCGTCAGCAATGCCATCGATTTAAAACCGCACATAAAAACATTAAACCAACAGCTCAACGGCCGCGGCGGCGGAAACAACTCCGCTATTCAGGGAACGTATTTTGCGGGGAAAAAGCTTATTGAGGAAACACTTATTAACCTTTTGAAAATATACGATGCATCTACTTCGTTGCATCATTAAAAGTGTACATCCGTGTACACTTTTAATGGCGAGTTTCGCGCTCACGCGAAACATCGCTCCTGATGGAACCAGCGGCGTCCGTGCCGCTACTGAAAATGCTCAACGTATCATTTCCGCCAAGGACGGCGGGGGTTCTAGTCAGTAGCGTGTTTGCAAGGCAAACACGTAGGTACAAAATGTACAAGGATGTACATTTTGTACCGTGCCTGCGGTTAATTTGTGATTGCGCCTTGTAATTTCAGAACGGACAGGGATGTCCGTGGTTATAAGCAGTAGCGAGATTTGTGTTGTGCACAAATCTCGTCGTTAAGCAGTTGTACACGGATGTACAACTGCTTAACAGTCTATTTTCAAACGGCTTACGGAGAGGTGGTTTTAATAGACTTATTAATCAACATAATTAATAAGCATTAAGATGGCACTTTCCATTTAAATCTTTTAAAATTACAAATCTCTAGTTACGGATAGCTGATTCATGCGGAGATTTAATAGTAAGCGCTCTGCGCCGTAACTAAATGAATGATTACAAAGGAGAGTTATTATGAAAAGATTTATTGTGGCGATTTTTGTGTTGTTGTGCGCTGTAGGCGTTTTTGCGCACAAAAGTCCGTATGACGGAGCCTCGTCGGATACTCAAATCTTACTCAAAAAAGCGGATGAGCTTATTCAACAGGAGCAATATGAATCGGCGTTCGGCACCCTCAGTGACGACAGCAACGAATTCATACTTGCAAAAAAAATAGAAATTGCAATCAATTATTTTGCTCAAAGTATAATGCACCAAATGTTCGCATTTAAAAATCTTAAAAAAGGGGAAACGCTCTACGATGTACGAACGGGAACGGGATCGTATTCGATGGTGATGTTCGACCCGGTTAAAGCTGTCGAAGAATATGAAAAGAAAAACGGTGAAAAGCCCATTTTGAATTACGCACTCGGCTTGTATTACGACGATGTTCTTTTACGCTATGGATATCAATGGCTTTTGAGCGAAAAAGAACTTACGCAAAAGACAATCGATCGCCTGCAAAAGGCCATAAATCAGGATTGCTGTGATGCGTACTCGTTAAGCGTACTTGCACTTGCGTATTATAAGAACGGTGATTTAACAAATGCCGAAAAAATATATAACAAGAAAATCGAATCGGGTTTTGAACCTTCTGTAAATGATTTTTTTAACCTTGGTACGATATATTTACAAAAAAAGAATTTCGCTTTGGCACTGCACTATGCGGAAAAAAGTATTGAAGGATATAAAAACGATCCTGAATATCAGTCGGACGCATACATTGTTTGCATTGACAGCTGTCTTGGACTACACGATTATAAAAAGGCAGGGAGCTTTCTTAAAACAGCTCAAAAACATTTCCCGAAAGATTACAGAATCATACAAAAAACAATCGCTTTGTATGCAATGCAAAAGAATAAACCAGAAGCTTTAAAAGCTGCCAAAAACCTGTTTGCTTTTGCACCTGAAAATCCCGCCGTCTCACAAATGATTATAAAAGAATATTTTAATGCAGGTACGGAAAAATGGCTGCCGGATTTTTTTGACGATTGTTTAAAAACATATTCTAAACAGAGCAAAGCGCGGCAAAATCTATTGTATCATTACGCATATACGTTGTACGAGCTCAACGATAAAGAAAAAGCATCTAAAATGGCAAAAGATGCAAAAGCGGAATTTATAAAAAATGGAGAACTTACTGCGGAAATTGAAAAAGCCTTAGATTCGTTCGGAAAATAACAGACATACTGTATAATTGAAAACGAAATAAAACATTATAAATGGGCACCTCTAAAAACTCGGTTAGATTTGCTTCGCATCCTTCGGAATAGAGGTGCCCGTCGAGTTTTAATTTAAGTCCTTATAATATAATGACTTAAATTAAAACATCGCAAGTTACATCTAAAGAAAACTTTTAAAAACTGAAGTTTTTAGAAGTTC from the Treponema medium genome contains:
- a CDS encoding alanyl-tRNA editing protein; translation: MENFNALYYQKPYIREFDATVTTCLKTERGYEIELSDTAFYPEGGGQPGDRGSLVAEGQPERTIRISDTQFAGERIIHIADGELAAGTKVHGVLDWVNRCDNMQGHSGEHILTGILAQTYGYENVGFHMGESFITIDFSGPLTDEQVLDAEQRANEIVRANLPIQESFPNAEELKTMQYRSKKELSGTVRIITIPGLDACACCGTHVTATGEIGLIKILNFTNRKKGVRLEVLCGRKAVLAYEQETAQVRAISRCLSAKPSEVQEAVEKLNAEKGKLQQQLHEMTEKYLKQKAESAADTEGAPLYFEDNLSIEYLRSFCNLLLATGKMHTCAALSAVAVESEGLQPAAYNYVIVSNAIDLKPHIKTLNQQLNGRGGGNNSAIQGTYFAGKKLIEETLINLLKIYDASTSLHH
- a CDS encoding tetratricopeptide repeat protein; the protein is MKRFIVAIFVLLCAVGVFAHKSPYDGASSDTQILLKKADELIQQEQYESAFGTLSDDSNEFILAKKIEIAINYFAQSIMHQMFAFKNLKKGETLYDVRTGTGSYSMVMFDPVKAVEEYEKKNGEKPILNYALGLYYDDVLLRYGYQWLLSEKELTQKTIDRLQKAINQDCCDAYSLSVLALAYYKNGDLTNAEKIYNKKIESGFEPSVNDFFNLGTIYLQKKNFALALHYAEKSIEGYKNDPEYQSDAYIVCIDSCLGLHDYKKAGSFLKTAQKHFPKDYRIIQKTIALYAMQKNKPEALKAAKNLFAFAPENPAVSQMIIKEYFNAGTEKWLPDFFDDCLKTYSKQSKARQNLLYHYAYTLYELNDKEKASKMAKDAKAEFIKNGELTAEIEKALDSFGK